From Quercus lobata isolate SW786 chromosome 11, ValleyOak3.0 Primary Assembly, whole genome shotgun sequence:
AGTCTTCAATACTGCCAAAGTAAGTGAATTGGCTATTGGGATGATTAAATCATTATTCATCTTGTTTGTGTCAAGCACTTAGCTtgaaaatatgttgtaattaaCATCATGATGAAACCTGACTTATCCAACAATCTTGATGCACACTGCTTTTGCTAATgcaatttttcaatgaaaacaaGTGGCTGCCTGTTTGAGTTTAATATAGGGAGAAATATATTCATCAGTCTTCTAAGTTCCATCCTATTTTGTTTATCATTCATGCTGGGGTTGCAGGTTAGAGTTCAGACATCCCAAGTGAAAATGTTGCCTACTAATGTTAGGTTTCTTTCTTGGGATACATTTAATGAAGAAATATCCTCAGCTAATGATGATTCAACAATCACCGTCTTTGGTCTCTTGGATCAGTTGAACCTCACCAGAGATGCTAGTGACTATCTCTGGTACAAAACGAGGTGAAATTGAATCTTCCTGATATTTCGTTTTCATCCTAATAATGTTATTATTTACATGTGATGAATATTTTACcagtaataaactaataatgtaTGTCTCCAGTGTTGATATTAGTCCATCAGAATCATTTCTTCATCAAGGCCAGCATCCAACTATCACTGTGCAGTCAGCTGGTCATGCTATGCATCTGTTTATCAATGGGCGTCTTTCAGGTGCATCATCGAACTTCTTGTTTTCAGAAAGAGTATATAACTGGAGTGGACTATGTTATTCAGtggattaaaagaaaaaaaaagaaagagagagagagggttcaacttttattatatgttaaCAGTTACTAAAGATTTTTATGTGATCTAATGATAGGTTCGGCCTTTGGGACTCGGAAGAAATTGAGATTTACTTATACAGGAAATGTTGACCTGAAAGCTGGAGCAAACATAATTTCACTACTCAGTATAGCTGTTGGATTGCCTGTTAGTATTCCAATCCCACTTTTATTAGACTCTGATTATCAGTATCTGAAACTCTGGAAAGATGGCGTCAAGGTTAAGATGGTGCCATACTACTTGGCCTAATTTGTCCTAGCAGCTTATCATAATTTGGAAAGCAAACATTTTGATTGAAAACTTCGAGATTGTAATTtcagcaatttaaaaaaaaaaaaaaaaaattctaatgttATGTAATTTGACTTTATTAGATTCTATGGCAACAATGAAATCCCATTCTGCGGTTAACCATATCCTTTGTCAATTCAATTGATCTcttttttgattgttgttgttgaagaaCAATGGTCCACACTTTGAGACAAGGAGCACAGGAATCATAGGACCAGTTGTCATACATGGGCTAGACCATGGAGAAAGGGATTTGTCCCGGCAGAAATGGTCATACAAGGTCTAAGAATCTCACAACAGCATATTTTGATGACTTATCAATTATTTCATGAGTTTCTGCCTTATAGGactatctaataattttccttttatacagGTTGGGCTTCGAGGAGAATCCATGAAATTAGGTTCTCCAAACTCTTTCTCATCAGTTGGTTGGATGCAAGGGTCCTTAATGGCACATAAACAACAGCCATTGACGTGGTATAAGGTTGGGAACATGAAAGAACTCTTGGCacaattgttttattttcttctttacacTGTTTGATGGGGTTGAGGGTGctctcaaaatatattcaaaatctGTAAGTATAAATTAACATGTCACTTTGAACCTGCAGACCAGTTTTGATGCACCAGAAGGAGATGAGCCCTTGGCTTTGGACATGACTGGCATGGGGAAGGGTCAAGTGTGGATCAATGGGAAGAGCATAGGAAGATTTTGGAACGTCTATGCTAATGGCAACTGCAACGGATGCAGTTATTCTGGTACATTCCGGCCTATAATAAAGTGCCAATTTGGTTGTGGCCATCCAACTCAACAATGGTACAGACTTTCTCAATTTTCTCATCCATGAATGACATAAAACTTAAGATTAAATGATTGTACATTGCTAGCTCAGTTCCATCTGCTTCTATATGTTTTTAGGTACCATATTCCTCGTTCATGGTTGAAgcaaactaaaaacttattggtAGTTTTTGAGGAAATTGGTGGGGATGTATCTAGAATTGGAATTGTGAAAAGATCAGTTACAAGTAACTCAGAGACCTCAATTGTCTGTGCTGAGGTCTCTGAGTATCATCCAAGCATTGAGAATTGGCGTGTTGAGAGTGATGGAAAATCAGAAGCACTAGACATGCCTGAGACTAGCCTACATTGTGCACCCGGACAGTCCATTTCTGCAATTAATTTTGCAAGTTTTGGAACTCCATCTGGGACTTGTGGGAGTTTCCAGCATGGAACCTGTCATGCCCCAAGCTCACATGCTGTCCTAGAGAAGGTTCTCATACTGCTCTTTAATTTCTTCAGTACAGATTTACCAAATgttaaaatgttaattttaaCCATTTAAAACCCTGTAAAGACTTATGTTCAATCCCAAATTTACATATTTGGTCCTTATTTTCAGGAATGCATAGGTCAGCAGGAATGCTTGGTGACCATATCAAACAGTAGCTTTGGTGCAGACCCATGTCCAaatgtaacaaaaaaattatcagTGGAAGCTGTTTGTGCCTCTACAAATACAACAATAGCCAGAACCAATTCAAGgctttgagaagaagaaaaggaattCTAACATCATACCAACATTGGAACAATTATATTCATTTCAAAGTGCATCAGAAGAGTTTGAAGTAGCAGCAATTGATTAAAGGAATAAGATAGTGGGAAAGTAATAGTTAGATTTATCATTTATGGAATATCACATTCATATGTATTGCAAATGTAAGTTAAGTTCTAGGTATGGTTTCTGAAGTTGTAAGTGCTTCCATTCAGTTGTAAAAGTTAACCAAGAGAGGGCAAGGAAGTGAAAAATAAACAGCACAGTTAAAAGTAATTAACATTAagccaaaccaaacaaaatgtGACACGTTTTTCATAAAAGAAGAAGCTTCTCAATCACTCTGCCTAAAGCACCTCAGTAATTGACCCTTCGGGATGCATATGACAGATTCCCATCATGATAAAAAGGAAATTTCATAAAAGTAGCATACTGCTCCTTTTCTTGACCATTGATGAGGTATCCCTATTAGTGAACCAAATTCAAATGTGGGGTTGAAATAACAGATAATATGCATAATGACTTGTCCTTTTGTGTGTTGCTAATGGACATCAATGGGGTCCTCATTACCCTTTTGTGGAAGCATTATACAAGAGGTCAAGGACCAAGGAAGCAATGACGGACCAACGAGGCAATGAATCAAGAAGACAATTAGTGTTGTGATTTGGTGTTAGTGGAGGCGCATTTATTCAAACGAAAATTAAAACATTCACACTTGATAACAATATTTATCGCTAACTCCAAGTCTACATGCACATACAACATTAACTAAAATCCTTCACAAAAGACAACAATGTTTATTATTGTTCAGCTAACTCCAAGTCTACACGCACCGACAACATTAACTAAAATCCACTGTCAACGATATGGATTACAATCAGTCTCAATTAAATCTTACAATCTcacataatttcaaaaataacacTCATAAACCTCACAATGCACAAACACAGATTCAAAATCCCGAAGTCTTAATGTACTCAATAACTCTAACACGCGCAATAAACAAACTGACTAAATCACACATGCGGTAGTATCTTTCAACTCCAAAAAATATACCAAAACTATTATTCGAAAAAATCCATTCATCTTGTTTTAAGAGTCTTCTCATTATATGGGAAGAACTCTTGAGCGAAAGTCACCAAACTCTTTGTAGTATCTACGCATATGACTTCAATACTATGAATACAATTCTTAGTGGACAAGAAATAACAATTTTCTTCCTTATTAAGAAATAGGCCTACCTTCCACTAcaagaaaacccaaatcaagTCAAAATAGGAATTTGAACACTCAACCCAATCTTAtaaatcaaaacataaattcTTATCCatgtaaaataaatttctaaaattttcacaCCAGGTCTGCATTAATTTTATGCATGCTTGCTCAAAGAAGCAAGAACCAAAATCAAGAATAATGTGAATCATCATATATCCAGAATTGTAATTACATTGATATATTATACACATTCATGCACTTAATGCCAATAATATGGTTGCCAATTAATGACACTTaatcccttttatttttatatatttaagtaATGACACTTAATCCCTAAACGTGGAGTTCGTTTTCTGGATTTAATCTCACCTACTTACACGTAGCAAATTTTTTGTAGAATTACGGTAAAAAGTCTAGTTAGATtgctcttattattattatttataaaattcgATAATCGGGAGACATGGAATTTAATCCCGATGTTTCAATTGGAAACATCATAAAGTGTTAACAAGTTGAATTACAAGACTCTTAGTTAGATTGTtaaatgttagttttttttttttattaaaaagaaccATGGATTATTTCCTTACAAGAACCGACACTAAGGCTGGGTTTGGATTCAACTTTTGCGTTTTACGTTTGTGTTTTcagcagcttttttttttttttttagccggttttgttgacttttccacggtgaacagtgcatctgtgcactgttcatggacccacaaattttacttttcagcaacttttttattaaaaataggtctcatggcactattcacacatttaaaaattattttgctacagtattttcagttttcagtttcagcaaaataaattttatctaAACAGActctaagggtccgtttggatataacttatttttcctgaaaactaaaaactaaaaattgaaaactgaaaacactgtagcaaaataatttttaaatgtgtgaatagtatttgtgggactcatttttaataaaaaagttgttgaaaagtgaattTTATGGGAgtcatgaacagtgcacccgtgcactgttcatgggagaatagtcaaaagttgcggcttgaaaaaaaaaaaaaagaaaagaaaagaaaagaaaacgcACAAGTGCTAATCGCCAAACGCTAATAAGTCGGATCCAAATGAGCAATAAGTGTTGGTTTGGGAAcaatttatctaattttttgttaattttttttttttttgctgaataattcATGTGAAACCTGCAAATagtaggaaaaataagcaaaaatgaaataaaataggTAAGTGACTCACTTGGAACCcacagataataataaaaataagcaatAAGTTGAATTATAAGTTTTCCTAAACAAACATTAGGTCACATGACAAATCAATAAGCTGAAATATAAGATATAGCTTTATgtcaaattatttcattttatgtCAAAATTTTGACCAATTTTATAGGATGTGGAGacaataaaactaattttttgaatttcacttattattttagtaatattttcaGTCACCTTATcaatttatactaattttttattaaatgaaccTCATAAGAGCATCTACATTGGTGGAgccataattttaattatttgacactacaaaaaactactttatctattattttacctttttacTTTACAAAACATTCAACAttagtagttttattttaactttcaacacaataaaataatataaacaacacaataaaataatatatctactataatagaataatatatctattacaataaaataatatatcaactacaataaataacaatcacaACCACTACAACCATAACAGCCTTCGCCTCTGCCTCCAACCGCCACCGCCACATAATTACATATAATCGTCTAGtgtaacaataatttttttaatcccaaattatatatatatatatatatatacatatacaatttttttttcggcctaaaacaatttctaataacaacaaaacttattatgaaattattgtaaaacaTTGTAAAGGtaacatttattatataaaatattaactcaacaacaattttaaaatttttttcttttcttttatttttctcttaattcaCCTGCCAACCGTCACTATCATGTCTCATCTCATCCCACTTTTAAAATATAATGCTTCACCGTCCAAACCTTAAAAAAATCTCCACtccataataatataatatacttcttctctcctttttcattcttcttcttcagttaTTTGTTTCCTTCTTCCCAGTTCGCAccattcttctttctctttccttcaGTTTACAAGCTTACGCAACAGCAATTTTAGTGAGTAGAAACAAGTGAGTCTATAGTCTTCATTTTGTAAAAGTTCTTTCACTGTCTCTCCCTCAGTTCGCTATCTCTTTTCAATCActgaaagaaagaaggaaaaagaaaagaaaacccaaacttCATGCCGGCCGAAACAGTGAGGATGATGGATGAATCGAAGGTGAGAGTTTGATGAGGAGGATGATGTgcgagagattgagagagaggtgagagttttgtttttgagaaagagagagcgaGTGAAACGGCGgaggaaaaaatgaaatatgacaaaaaaaaagaaagaaaaaattattattttaatgagaagtgaggataaaaaatattattttcttttggctttGAGCTATCGTGCACAGCCATGGCTGTGCACTAAGTTGAGTAGGTAAAATTTTACCTACATCATCACCAATGTTGCGTactttttgtatatttaataCTAAAAAACTAAGGGTCGGTTTGGTCTGCATGTCTACATCCAGGTTATTTgcattttcaactttttttaacCTGCATCTATTATACTGTTTATGAAACATGAACCATGTAACTAAGCATATAAACCGTACTTTCAAACATAAAcagtaatttattattattatttattatttttaatttttaacaaaataaacggtattTAAATCAATactaaattactattttaattttttttaggaacaattactattttatttaaatatgttAACGGGCACTTTATGTGTTAACataatctattttttattattaatctactaccgtttttcctaaaaaacaaaacagaaaagaaaagaaaagaaaaagttgagtCTACTTGAGTCTACCTTAAAGTCAAAACTAAAAAGTTCAGGTGCATATAAAGTCAAGAACGAACCCCACTGGATACGCTTACGCTGACACAAACTCACGAGAGCCACGATGTACCTCAACTATTCTCTAATCTCTTCTCGTTCACTATAATAAGAAGTTTGCTGTCGGAAAATCATTCTCTGTATGTGTCTCTACCATACTACATTGTCTCCCACtctaaaaaccaaaatttacaCGTTACAATTATTTATGGCTATTATTCTTTTCACTATAGCCCCTATCATTTTCAAAGTTTTGTCAAAAAGAATCTATGAATCTATTCACAAATCTCTGCATAAATCTATTCACCGATTAtcaaaaagaaacagaaaagaaagatgacTCACAAATCTGCCAAATTAGTCGTCCCTTATTAGATTGATATTCCCATCTAGAGCTAGTTCATTCCTATCATGAAAAAAGGGGTGGATGCATGGAAGACTTGGCAACCATTTATAAggtgatttataagattattataatttatgtgTATTAATTAGACAAATCATATGATTCATTAAAAACATTATGcgagaaaaatcatcaaacaaACAATCTCTTTAGTGGTCACATAATAAGTTAATACCGAGCTCAATAGCATGAGCTTGTAATCAAGTAGGGCATTAAAGTAATTGAACCGAAACTGGAATTAGTTAGGTACGAGAAGTGGCTCTATAGGTTTATTCTTAAGGAGATTCTGTTCAGCTTGCCCTTTCGCCATTGGGATAAAGGACACCTCCATCCattaaggatgagtagctctccatataaaaaaaaacataataggTTGATTATTCttagataaaaaaagaaaaagaaaaagttaataaatactTTAAGAACAGtgatttaagaaatatttttttttttaaaaaattgatgaaaaaaaaacaattaatttttttgataattttttatattttctataaaacatAAATGGTAGGATTGAAATACAATGGTAAGTTCGTACAAGAATCTAGCAAAAATTAAACATGATGCTGCTTCACACAGGATCCTATCCCAGCATCTTAGTTGTACTTGTACAGATTCTACAGTGCTCTAGATTTGCCTTTTCAGAGTTACGATACCATACAATACAATCTCGTTAGATAAACCCAAAATCCACATCGGCACTGACGTGGCTTCTCACCATCCCCTCTTTGGCTCTCCCACCAAATACCTCCCATCTTCCCCTTTATTTACCATCCCTACCCCACCTTTCTTAATCCATGTACATGAACACGAGATTCGCATAAACTTGTGGAagaattattgtttattttaacataaaaatcagtggttagaggatttttttttttctttttctagaaGTTTggtaagaaatataaattatacaaaatttaaaacaaaagagaactTGGATATATCTatatcacaatatatatatatacatataaagttttacaattatCTTTTATgatgttttatattttgatattgttGCATGATATCTTCATTATCATTCATACGATTTATGTCTCTTCTAATGTATACAGTCAAATAATCGTTTATCTattaatcttttatttaattaatttattttaaatttgttatgaTCTAAATGaactttttctaaattttaagattaacaaatttctacttttttttttttttttgctaggcttattaattttttgaaaattgctATGTTCAcagtatttttataatattttaataacaaattctaaatgacagGTTATTATTAGTGgggcaaaaatgtaattttaatgatagattcaaattataaccaataataactaatcatctataatttgtagtgaaaatgttatgaaaatattatggacatagcacttttctaattttttttcttcatattttagATAAGATTGGTTTGTTATTAGacttttttgtgttaaaaaaaagctaagatatttttaagagaatcgtattcaaacttattttaattgcacttaaaaaatctaaaatcaaggtgttcaaaattttattttaggagatcaaaacaaaaaaaaattattttttcgtGCCAATTAGGGGGTTCATTAGAGCCTCTGGACTCCAAGTGGAGTTGCCCCTtgaaaagaactttttttttttttttttttctattttacttacTTACTTTGCAAAATACCTCatattaaattatctattttaaactacatttgattaaaatatctatttatttattttttataattatttatcttttttcacATATAACAATTATCATCTACCATATTTCTTTGTCCTTAAGTAAAGAccaaagagagaataaaaaaactaaatgcaaatgAATAGTGTCACACTCGCATCAACCCCACTTTGTACTCTGCGAAGCACTGAATCAAGCCCCTcctcaaaagaaataaaatagtacaaaaaatcgttatttataataataatatttttttcctggTTTTTCTCGCTCAAAATTCTCTcaatatcttctctctctctctcactcagaCAAACAAAAAGCACTCCAATGGCAAAACCAAAAGCTCCGAGACGAACCCTTGACTCTTACACAGTCAAACACATCAACAAAACCGTCAAAGGTAACAAAATTTTCCCGAGAAACAAACACAtctttaaaaccaaaatttttattttatttaattttttgttttcacagCCGGAGACTGCGTGCTGATGCGGCCGTCGGATCCGGCGAAGCCATCGTACGTGGCGAAGATCGAGCGGATCGAAGCGGACGGTCGTGGAACCAACGTGAAGGTTCACGTGAGGTGGTATTACCGGCCGGAGGAGTCGATCGGTGGCCGGAGACAGTTCCATGGATCGAAGGAGGTGTTTCTATCGGACCACTACGATTTGCAGAGCGCCGACACGATTGAAGGGAAGTGCACGGTGCATAGCTTCAAGAGCTACACGAAGCTTGACGCCGTTGGAAACGACGACTTCTTCTGTCGTTTCGAGTACAATTCTTCTACTGGTGCTTTCAATCCTGACCGTGTCGCCGTGTATGTAAGCCTTTTCGAATTTCTTTAAAACAAttgcttttttgaattttgtttgttACTGTTTgtgtttgctttgcttttatcTGTGTATTTtgctaattaattttgttttgctcttgtttttgtttgtttgtgtgtgttttttaagTGAATGGCCAATATTTTGTTAATTATCTCTCtaatttgttgttttgtttggttttttttcttgcttttatttttgtttgtttgtttgttaagtGAATTGGGATAAAAGTGGTTAGGCAATTGAATTGAACAGTTAGAAATGAGTTGAATAAGCATGCAAATCTAGAATCATGCTCCTGGGCATGAGCATAAACTCGCCTGTCACGGGTGAATGCCCTGGATTACCTGGCAACTCGTTCTAGCGAGTGGGGTCAGTTGCCTATAGGTTTTACAAGCTATTCTTTAGAAAGATTGAGTAggttctaaaagaaaaaaaaaagttatgcaAATCAATTACCTATTCTCTTGTTTGgggcaaatttgaatttaagtgaATGCAAGTATTTGATTGGAGTTTAATTTCTGATGTATTTATAATGAAATTAGAAACAACAACATCACCATGGTTGAATTTGGGACCAAATATCTGTATTGTGTTtctttttgtcaatttttttcttggaagcCAAATGGCGGTATGGCTTAAGCTATTGGATTACTTGGATTGTGTTTAATTAAATCTAATCTACATTATCTGCCTTTAGCTGAGGAAGCAAAATGAACTTGGGTTAGAAAGTTTTGATAGTGGGGCTGTGGGAACAATATGAAACGTGCACCGTGTCTGACTCTGTTATTTAGCAGATGTAGAACGGTAGAAGACCAGGAGTAGTAGGGACCAAGAGtataatttaattgatttttgtcCTCCATCTACCTTACACTTAAAACTCCAAATAAGgatgttttgttttcttttgagtaGATTCTTTGCTTTTAAGATCCCAAAGCTAAGATATGTCCAAAAAATTCCACCTTTCCTGTCATGTCCATATGCTAATTTCATTATCTTACCAGAGGATGGTCCCAGGGCAAATGAGTAAGAAACGCATTTGTGTTTGATATGTTAGGTTACTTAGGTAGGTTAAAGACTGATTTTATGTACCATTGACTAAATTTACTTGTAGTTGTCTCTTGGCATCTCTAAACGATGCATGATGTTGAAAAATATTAGTGGTGCATATAGTACTTCCCACTAAAAATGCTAGTTTCATGTGAATTTGGTGGTTTAGTGAACtggaaatttaattattttcagtTGGTGTATGTAAATTACttgttattcctttttttttaaaaagaaaaaaaattctttacttGATTGTGCTTTTAGTTggtactttttattatttaaaaaaaaaattaaattaggtatttttcttctttcagctAATGATTCCCATGAAAAATTTTCCCCTCCTCTCCTATCAAATaatgaaatgtaaatttcaaGATTGCAGTTGCTTTTGctgaattactttttttgtaTTCTGTTATATCTATGCTACTTGCTAGCTGAGTATGATAAATTGTATCTACTGGTTCCTTCTCTTCCTTGTTGTACCCTTACTGACATGACATGCCATGGGTATGGTATGGCTACCAGAGGGAATTGTTTTGGAAAATTGATGAGCCCAACACTTGGACTTGTACCTGCAGTCCCCATGTTCGTACCCAAATCCATGTTACTTAGGGTGTTTTATCTCCATCATAAACTGCTATGTATTGATTAATTGGGATTGAGTATGTACTCTTAAGACTGTTACTTATTTAGCGAATTTCATGCTTTAATCTTCACTATGATAGAGCTGTGTCTTGAAAGAATAAGCTGATATTTGCAACATGagttttttgagttttagaatTGTTGATTCAAAATCTTT
This genomic window contains:
- the LOC115969406 gene encoding beta-galactosidase 3-like: MEANTASNWFLLSMVLFLSLQLTQCSVTYDRKALIINGQRRILFSGSIHYPRSTPQMWESLIQKAKDGGLDAIDTYVFWNLHEPSPGNYNFKGRYDLVRFIKMVQKAGLYMHLRIGPYVCAEWNFGGFPVWLKYVPGISFRTDNKPFKLAMQKFTQKIVQMMKDEKLFESQGGPIILSQIENEFQPVSKVIGTAGHAYMTWAAKMAVGMGTGVPWVMCKEDDVPDPVINTCNGFYCDYFSPNKPYKPTLWTEAWSGWFTEFGGPIHQRPVQDLAFAVARFIQKGGSFVNYYMYHGGTNFGRTAGGPFITTSYDYDAPIDEYGLIRQPKYSHLKELHKAVKLCERALLTADPTITSLGSYEKAHVFSTKSGHCAAFLSNYNPKSSARVTFNNKHYNLPPWSISILPDCKNEVFNTAKVRVQTSQVKMLPTNVRFLSWDTFNEEISSANDDSTITVFGLLDQLNLTRDASDYLWYKTSVDISPSESFLHQGQHPTITVQSAGHAMHLFINGRLSGSAFGTRKKLRFTYTGNVDLKAGANIISLLSIAVGLPNNGPHFETRSTGIIGPVVIHGLDHGERDLSRQKWSYKVGLRGESMKLGSPNSFSSVGWMQGSLMAHKQQPLTWYKTSFDAPEGDEPLALDMTGMGKGQVWINGKSIGRFWNVYANGNCNGCSYSGTFRPIIKCQFGCGHPTQQWYHIPRSWLKQTKNLLVVFEEIGGDVSRIGIVKRSVTSNSETSIVCAEVSEYHPSIENWRVESDGKSEALDMPETSLHCAPGQSISAINFASFGTPSGTCGSFQHGTCHAPSSHAVLEKECIGQQECLVTISNSSFGADPCPNVTKKLSVEAVCASTNTTIARTNSRL
- the LOC115968928 gene encoding chromatin remodeling protein SHL-like isoform X1, which encodes MNRRQTKSTPMAKPKAPRRTLDSYTVKHINKTVKAGDCVLMRPSDPAKPSYVAKIERIEADGRGTNVKVHVRWYYRPEESIGGRRQFHGSKEVFLSDHYDLQSADTIEGKCTVHSFKSYTKLDAVGNDDFFCRFEYNSSTGAFNPDRVAVYCKCEMPYNPDDLMVQCEGCSDWFHPACINMSAEEAKRLDHFYCENCSSEGQKKLQNSHTASRHLDTKWFYTNYFFEDI
- the LOC115968928 gene encoding chromatin remodeling protein SHL-like isoform X3, whose amino-acid sequence is MAKPKAPRRTLDSYTVKHINKTVKAGDCVLMRPSDPAKPSYVAKIERIEADGRGTNVKVHVRWYYRPEESIGGRRQFHGSKEVFLSDHYDLQSADTIEGKCTVHSFKSYTKLDAVGNDDFFCRFEYNSSTGAFNPDRVAVYCKCEMPYNPDDLMVQCEGCSDWFHPACINMSAEEAKRLDHFYCENCSSEGQKKLQNSHTASRHLDTKIGMV
- the LOC115968928 gene encoding chromatin remodeling protein SHL-like isoform X2, with the protein product MAKPKAPRRTLDSYTVKHINKTVKAGDCVLMRPSDPAKPSYVAKIERIEADGRGTNVKVHVRWYYRPEESIGGRRQFHGSKEVFLSDHYDLQSADTIEGKCTVHSFKSYTKLDAVGNDDFFCRFEYNSSTGAFNPDRVAVYCKCEMPYNPDDLMVQCEGCSDWFHPACINMSAEEAKRLDHFYCENCSSEGQKKLQNSHTASRHLDTKVETKRRRR